One Paroedura picta isolate Pp20150507F chromosome 16, Ppicta_v3.0, whole genome shotgun sequence genomic region harbors:
- the LOC143825246 gene encoding olfactory receptor 14A16-like, producing the protein MPNKSTITYFLLIGFSEIPEVQNLYFMAFFLTYLVALIGNLVIITIIVLNHHLHTPMYFFVLNLSVVDLGYISVTIPKAMANALMKTRWIWYSHCVIQLFSFVLFGASEFFLLTVMAYDRYTAICHPLHYETVMNRIACIQMAVFAWILGLLTATLHTGATFASPFCSNVINQFFCEIPQLLKITCSDLYLLEVGAVTLTGCIYFSCFLFILLSYMQIFKAVMRIPSVEGRQKAFSTCLPHIIVLFMFYFFGVFAYFRPINRTPSKMDLVAAVAYCVIPPFLNPLIYTMRNKDIKGALWKLIH; encoded by the coding sequence ATGCCCAACAAAAGCACCATCACCTACTTTCTACTTATAGGCTTCTCTGAAATTCCAGAGGTGCAAAATTTATACTTTATGGCCTTTTTCTTAACTTATCTTGTGGCTCTGATTGGGAATCTTGTCATCATCACCATAATAGTTCTCAACCACCACCTCCATACTCCAATGTATTTCTTTGTCTTAAATCTGTCTGTTGTTGATCTTGGCTACATCTCGGTTACCATCCCCAAAGCTATGGCCAATGCCTTAATGAAAACAAGGTGGATCTGGTATTCTCATTGCGTCATCCAATTATTTTCCTTTGTTCTCTTTGGAGCATCTGAATTCTTCCTTCTGACCGTAATGGCCTATGACCGCTATACTGCCATTTGTCACCCGCTGCACTATGAGACTGTCATGAACAGAATTGCCTGCATCCAAATGGCAGTCTTTGCATGGATACTTGGTCTTCTAACAGCAACTTTACATACTGGAGCAACATTTGCAAGCCCTTTCTGTTCCAAtgtcatcaaccagttcttctgtgaGATCCCACAACTGCTGAAGATCACCTGCTCTGACCTGTATCTCCTTGAAGTTGGGGCTGTTACCCTAACTGGTTGCATCTACTTTAGCTGCTTCCTTTTCATCCTCCTTTCATACATGCAGATCTTCAAAGCAGTGATGAGAATCCCATCTGTGGAGGGAAGGCAAAAGGCCTTCTCCACCTGCCTGCCCCATATCATTGTGCTTTTCATGTTCTATTTCTTTGGGGTCTTTGCCTACTTCCGGCCAATCAACAGGACTCCATCCAAGATGGATCTGGTGGCTGCTGTAGCTTACTGTGTTATTCCACCATTCCTGAATCCATTAATATATACCATGAGAAACAAAGATATCAAAGGCGCTCTGTGGAAATTGATTCACTAG